In the genome of Dermacentor andersoni chromosome 3, qqDerAnde1_hic_scaffold, whole genome shotgun sequence, one region contains:
- the LOC129383088 gene encoding uncharacterized protein isoform X1, giving the protein MGKAQSKDPADKTTGMTKWECHLVLDTWRTFCTDNQQAGVLIFSAFLTQNPHLLPLFHRLRAMPLKMLPSDPTFRAHACSVAYQITAMVNSADDSALLEALVRKNALAHTTRPGVYPQHFDILASVIMKVLQSKKEKTRLTPAAVTAWKKLFEFMLAVTSNVYQKEAIQAAGPQNTTSHSDVSLEEGMSVYETCMTDDNSLTTVDRVRKASTSEPTPHFRGTWLARSKAITRQIRGSLRTEAAHVKRKGPIAGCRKEMYLPQPRCPTPQDTSVASKSSYVAPNESLTSKNTDSDVTRDGPSDSGKYSVHPLAPSIVNDAAGAACTNPEIGNFDTGMSVALTDDTSTIPHVSAVSSNELGTYKRLVVVDATRGNISASDTTKPSLDYVSAAAQPVTDGRTREAASSGSADLDAMQNT; this is encoded by the exons ATGGGCAAGGCTCAAAGCAAAGACCCCGCCGACAAGACTACGGGCATGACGAAGTGGGAATGTCACCTCGTACTGGACACCTGGCGCACGTTCTGTACCGACAACCAGCAAGCTGGCGTCCTCATCTTCAGCGCCTTTCTTACGCAGAACCCGCACCTGCTACCACTCTTTCATCGGTTGCGTGCCATGCCACTGAAGATGCTGCCCAGCGATCCTACCTTCCGGGCCCACGCCTGCAGTGTGGCTTACCAGATCACGGCCATGGTGAACAGCGCCGACGATAGCGCCCTGTTGGAGGCGCTGGTCCGAAAGAACGCCCTTGCTCACACCACCCGGCCGGGCGTGTATCCACAGCACTTCGACATCTTGGCAAGTGTCATCATGAAGGTGTTGCAgtcaaagaaagagaaaacacggCTTACACCCGCCGCTGTCACCGCCTGGAAGAAACTATTCGAG TTCATGCTAGCGGTGACCTCGAACGTCTACCAAAAGGAAGCTATCCAGGCAGCAGGGCCGCAAAATACGACCTCTCATTCAGACGTATCTTTAGAAGAAGGCATGTCTGTTTACGAAACGTGCATGACTGACGACAACAGTTTGACCACAGTCGATCGGGTGAGGAAAGCGTCGACATCTGAGCCAACACCACATTTTCGGGGAACCTGGCTTGCGAGGAGCAAGGCAATAACAAGGCAGATCAGAGGCTCATTGCGCACGGAAGCGGCGCATGTCAAACGGAAAGGGCCGATTGCAGGGTGCCGGAAGGAAATGTATCTTCCACAGCCAAGATGTCCCACTCCTCAGGACACTTCAGTAGCTTCAAAGTCGTCTTACGTTGCTCCTAACGAATCACTGACCTCGAAGAACACCGACAGTGACGTCACCCGCGATGGGCCTAGCGACTCTGGCAAGTACAGTGTGCACCCGTTGGCCCCGTCTATCGTTAATGACGCCGCCGGAGCAGCTTGTACGAACCCTGAAATTGGCAATTTTGACACAGGCATGAGTGTCGCGCTAACCGATGACACAAGCACAATACCGCATGTGTCGGCAGTGTCCAGTAATGAATTAGGTACGTATAAAAGATTGGTCGTGGTTGATGCTACCAGAGGGAATATTTCGGCGTCGGACACCACAAAACCTAGCCTAGATTACGTGAGCGCTGCAGCACAGCCGGTGACAGACGGGAGAACAAGGGAAGCAGCGTCTTCGGGATCGGCGGATCTAGACGCCATGCAAAATACGTAA
- the LOC129383088 gene encoding hemoglobin F-I-like isoform X3, with protein MGKAQSKDPADKTTGMTKWECHLVLDTWRTFCTDNQQAGVLIFSAFLTQNPHLLPLFHRLRAMPLKMLPSDPTFRAHACSVAYQITAMVNSADDSALLEALVRKNALAHTTRPGVYPQHFDILASVIMKVLQSKKEKTRLTPAAVTAWKKLFEVVTRSRTRNGSRPSRVSALHLRVSGAWCPCPLLPCSA; from the exons ATGGGCAAGGCTCAAAGCAAAGACCCCGCCGACAAGACTACGGGCATGACGAAGTGGGAATGTCACCTCGTACTGGACACCTGGCGCACGTTCTGTACCGACAACCAGCAAGCTGGCGTCCTCATCTTCAGCGCCTTTCTTACGCAGAACCCGCACCTGCTACCACTCTTTCATCGGTTGCGTGCCATGCCACTGAAGATGCTGCCCAGCGATCCTACCTTCCGGGCCCACGCCTGCAGTGTGGCTTACCAGATCACGGCCATGGTGAACAGCGCCGACGATAGCGCCCTGTTGGAGGCGCTGGTCCGAAAGAACGCCCTTGCTCACACCACCCGGCCGGGCGTGTATCCACAGCACTTCGACATCTTGGCAAGTGTCATCATGAAGGTGTTGCAgtcaaagaaagagaaaacacggCTTACACCCGCCGCTGTCACCGCCTGGAAGAAACTATTCGAG GTGGTGACCCGCAGCAGGACGAGGAATGGCAGCAGGCCCTCGCGCGTCAGCGCGCTGCATCTGCGTGTGTCTGGTGCCTGGTGTCCCTGTCCGCTGCTGCCGTGCTCTGCCTAG
- the LOC129383088 gene encoding uncharacterized protein isoform X2 → MPLKMLPSDPTFRAHACSVAYQITAMVNSADDSALLEALVRKNALAHTTRPGVYPQHFDILASVIMKVLQSKKEKTRLTPAAVTAWKKLFEFMLAVTSNVYQKEAIQAAGPQNTTSHSDVSLEEGMSVYETCMTDDNSLTTVDRVRKASTSEPTPHFRGTWLARSKAITRQIRGSLRTEAAHVKRKGPIAGCRKEMYLPQPRCPTPQDTSVASKSSYVAPNESLTSKNTDSDVTRDGPSDSGKYSVHPLAPSIVNDAAGAACTNPEIGNFDTGMSVALTDDTSTIPHVSAVSSNELGTYKRLVVVDATRGNISASDTTKPSLDYVSAAAQPVTDGRTREAASSGSADLDAMQNT, encoded by the exons ATGCCACTGAAGATGCTGCCCAGCGATCCTACCTTCCGGGCCCACGCCTGCAGTGTGGCTTACCAGATCACGGCCATGGTGAACAGCGCCGACGATAGCGCCCTGTTGGAGGCGCTGGTCCGAAAGAACGCCCTTGCTCACACCACCCGGCCGGGCGTGTATCCACAGCACTTCGACATCTTGGCAAGTGTCATCATGAAGGTGTTGCAgtcaaagaaagagaaaacacggCTTACACCCGCCGCTGTCACCGCCTGGAAGAAACTATTCGAG TTCATGCTAGCGGTGACCTCGAACGTCTACCAAAAGGAAGCTATCCAGGCAGCAGGGCCGCAAAATACGACCTCTCATTCAGACGTATCTTTAGAAGAAGGCATGTCTGTTTACGAAACGTGCATGACTGACGACAACAGTTTGACCACAGTCGATCGGGTGAGGAAAGCGTCGACATCTGAGCCAACACCACATTTTCGGGGAACCTGGCTTGCGAGGAGCAAGGCAATAACAAGGCAGATCAGAGGCTCATTGCGCACGGAAGCGGCGCATGTCAAACGGAAAGGGCCGATTGCAGGGTGCCGGAAGGAAATGTATCTTCCACAGCCAAGATGTCCCACTCCTCAGGACACTTCAGTAGCTTCAAAGTCGTCTTACGTTGCTCCTAACGAATCACTGACCTCGAAGAACACCGACAGTGACGTCACCCGCGATGGGCCTAGCGACTCTGGCAAGTACAGTGTGCACCCGTTGGCCCCGTCTATCGTTAATGACGCCGCCGGAGCAGCTTGTACGAACCCTGAAATTGGCAATTTTGACACAGGCATGAGTGTCGCGCTAACCGATGACACAAGCACAATACCGCATGTGTCGGCAGTGTCCAGTAATGAATTAGGTACGTATAAAAGATTGGTCGTGGTTGATGCTACCAGAGGGAATATTTCGGCGTCGGACACCACAAAACCTAGCCTAGATTACGTGAGCGCTGCAGCACAGCCGGTGACAGACGGGAGAACAAGGGAAGCAGCGTCTTCGGGATCGGCGGATCTAGACGCCATGCAAAATACGTAA